In one window of Haemorhous mexicanus isolate bHaeMex1 chromosome 31, bHaeMex1.pri, whole genome shotgun sequence DNA:
- the HCN3 gene encoding potassium/sodium hyperpolarization-activated cyclic nucleotide-gated channel 3 yields MEAAPRRSPEPREKPPVLDGEAAGAPAGASGAAPASPAATEQIVAEGEAAAAGTFVQRQLGAMLQPAVNKFSLRMFGSHRAVEIERQRVKSAGAWIIHPYSDFRFYWDLIMLLLMVGNLIILPVGITFFKDENTPPWIVFNVLSDTFFLADLVLNFRTGIVVEDNTEIILDPHTIKMKYLKSWFLVDFISSIPVDYIFLIVDLETQVDSDVYKTARALRIVRFTKILSLLRLLRLSRLIRYIHQWEEIFHMTYDLASAVVRIFNLIGMMLLLCHWDGCLQFLVPMLQDFPEDCWVSKNHMVNDSWGKQYSHALFKAMSHMLCIGYGQQAPEGMTDVWLTMLSMIVGATCYAMFIGHATALIQSLDSSRRQYQEKYKQVEQYMSFHKLPGDTRQRIHEYYEHRYQGKMFDEENILGELSEPLKEEIINFNCRNLVANMPLFANADPNFVTAMLTKLRFEVFQPGDFIIREGTVGKKMYFIQHGVVSILTKGNKETKLSDGSYFGEICLLTRGRRTASVRADTYCRLYSLSVDNFNEVLEEYPMMRRAFETVAMDRLDRIGKKNSILLRKRAEHSSGPLNTEMIQQIVKHDQDMAHNIQDLQQMAMGRELSGKPVIWEPLVHAPLQTAAATTNVAIALTHQHSLQAHIFLPPSSISSPLSPEATLLTKPVRRSQPSLGGSRPSSVSSPSGAQSHLQTPAAGSPSSPMVQSQAPLESGGQRPSSGAQPLPRTAQRGEMPAGPKQPPAGPQPQLSRSRGTSVSTSLLQQAAGAASPSSEQALPPGRTLHYSLSRATGSHISLLMQPQQLVKHRSIQGLPVGRLTQDVRLLSASQPSLPNKVAQQADGSSLKQGRKSAGNLARRSSPSVAGLLAKPCAGMPGQPAHSQPMPSGSLAQPGRSAAGASAPQSPGSASRQAAGPSRKGSVAFSPEVETAKPKLPSNM; encoded by the exons atgGAGGCGGCGCCGCGGCGAAGCCCCGAGCCGCGGGAGAAGCCGCCGGTGCTGGACGGGGAGGCAGCGGGGGCGCCCGCGGGGGCGTCGGGCGCGGCCCCGGCCTCGCCGGCGGCGACGGAGCAGATCGTGGCGGAGggcgaggcggcggcggcgggcacGTTCGTGCAGCGGCAGCTCGGGGCGATGCTGCAGCCCGCCGTGAACAAGTTCTCGCTGCGCATGTTCGGCAGCCACCGGGCCGTGGAGATCGAGCGGCAACGGGTGAAGTCGGCGGGTGCCTGGATTATCCATCCCTACAGCGACTTCAG GTTTTACTGGGACCTCATCATGCTGCTCCTGATGGTGGGGAATTTGATCATCCTGCCCGTGGGCATCACCTTCTTCAAGGATGAGAACACACCTCCCTGGATCGTTTTCAACGTGCTTTCAGACACTTTCTTCTTGGCTGACCTGGTGCTGAACTTCCGGACAGGCATTGTGGTGGAGGACAACACAGAGATCATCCTCGACCCTCACACCATCAAAATGAAGTACTTGAAGAGCTGGTTCCTGGTCGACTTcatctcctccatccctgtTGACTACATTTTCCTCATTGTTGACCTGGAGACCCAGGTGGATTCGGATGTCTACAAGACAGCGCGGGCCCTGCGCATCGTGCGCTTCACCAAGATCCTCAGCCTGCTGCGCCTGCTGCGCCTCTCGCGCCTCATCCGCTACATCCACCAGTGGGAGGAG ATCTTCCACATGACGTATGACCTGGCCAGCGCCGTGGTGAGGATCTTCAACCTCATCGggatgatgctgctgctgtgccactggGATGGCTGCCTCCAGTTCCTGGTGCCCATGCTGCAGGACTTTCCTGAGGACTGCTGGGTCTCCAAGAACCACATGGTG AACGACTCGTGGGGCAAGCAGTACTCGCACGCCCTGTTCAAGGCCATGAGCCACATGCTGTGCATCGGCTACGGGCAGCAGGCGCCCGAGGGCATGACCGACGTGTGGCTCACCATGCTCAGCATGATCGTGGGGGCCACCTGCTATGCCATGTTCATCGGCCACGCCACCGCCCTCATCCAGTCCCTGGACTCGTCCCGGCGCCAGTACCAGGAGAAG TACAAGCAAGTGGAGCAGTACATGTCATTCCACAAGCTGCCTGGGGACACGCGCCAGCGCATCCACGAGTACTACGAGCACCGCTACCAGGGCAAGATGTTTGATGAGGAGAACATCCTGGGGGAGCTCAGTGAGCCACTCAAAGAG GAAATCATCAACTTCAACTGCCGCAACCTGGTGGCCAACATGCCCCTGTTTGCCAACGCTGACCCCAACTTTGTGACAGCCATGCTGACCAAGCTGCGCTTCGAGGTCTTCCAGCCTGGGGACTTCATCATCCGTGAGGGCACCGTGGGCAAAAAGATGTACTTCATCCAGCACGGCGTGGTCAGCATCCTCACCAAGGGCAACAAGGAGACAAAGCTGTCTGATGGCTCCTACTTTGGGg AGATCTGCCTCCTGACGCGGGGCAGGCGCACGGCCAGCGTGAGGGCCGACACCTACTGCCGCCTGTACTCCCTGTCCGTGGACAACTTCAACGAGGTGCTGGAGGAGTACCCCATGATGAGGAGAGCCTTCGAGACCGTGGCCATGGACCGCCTGGACCGCATag GAAAGAAGAACTCCATCCTGCTCCGCAAGCGAGCCGAGCACAGCTCGGGGCCCCTGAACACTGAGATGATCCAGCAGATCGTGAAGCACGACCAGGACATGGCCCACAACATCCAGGACCTGCAGCAGATGGCGATGGGCCGGGAGCTGAGCGGCAAGCCGGTGATTTGGGAGCCGCTGGTGCACGCACCCCTGCAAACAGCCGCCGCCACCACCAACGTGGCCATCGCGCTgacccaccagcacagcctgcaggctCACATCTTCCTGCCGCCCTCCTCCATCTCCAGCCCGCTCTCTCCCGAAGCCACCCTGCTCACCAAGCCCGTGCGccgctcccagcccagcctggggggctcCCGGCCCTCCTCCGTGAGCTCGCCCTCCGGGGCTCAGTCCCACCTGCAGACCCCGGCCGCCGGTTCGCCTTCCTCGCCCATGGTCCAGTCCCAGGCGCCGCTGGAGAGCGGGGGCCAGAGACCCAGCTCGGGggcgcagcccctgccccgcACGGCGCAGAGGGGGGAGATGCCAGCGGGGCCCAAGCAGCCCCCGGccggcccccagccccagctctcccgGTCCCGCGGCACCTCGGTCTCCACCTCGCTGCTGCAGCAAGCGGCGGGTGCTGCGTCCCCCAGCTCCGAGCAGGCGCTGCCGCCGGGGAGAACGCTCCACTACAGCCTGTCCCGAGCCACCGGCTCCCACATCTCGCTCCTgatgcagccccagcagctggtgaAGCACAGGAGCATCCAGGGGCTGCCGGTGGGGCGGCTCACCCAGGATGTCCGGCTCCTTTCggcctcccagccctcccttcCCAACAAAGTGGCCCAGCAAGCCGACGGGAGCTCTTTGAAGCAGGGCAGGAAATCTGCAGGGAACCTGGCCCGCAGGTCCTCGCCCTCGGTAGCCGGACTCCTGGCCAAGCCGTGCGCGGGGATGCCGGGCCAGCCCGCACACTCGCAGCCGATGCCTTCGGGATCGCTGGCTCAGCCCGGCCGCTCCGCCGCGGGAGCGTCCGCGCCGCAGTCCCCGGGCTCCGCGTCCCGGCAGGCAGCCGGTCCCTCCCGCAAGGGCTCCGTGGCCTTCAGCCCCGAGGTGGAAACGGCGAAGCCCAAACTCCCATCCAACATGTGA
- the FDPS gene encoding farnesyl pyrophosphate synthase has product MSGDGGARAAAEREEFAAFFPQIVRDLTEDMLGHPEVGDAVARLKQVLEYNAPGGKCNRGLTVVAAFRRLAGPERQDPESLRCALAVGWCIELFQAFFLVADDIMDASLTRRGQLCWYKKEGIGLDAINDSFLLESSVYRLLRRYCGQQPFYLHLLELFLQTGYQTELGQTLDLITAPVSQVDLSRFSEQRYKAIVKYKTAFYSFYLPVAAAMYMAGIDGKEEHEDAKAILLEMGEFFQIQDDFLDCYGDPALTGKVGTDIQDNKCSWLVVQCLQRATPEQRHILEENYGSKEPQKVAKVKELYDALGMQAAFREYEESSYRRLQELIGRHARRLPRDIFLDLAQKIYKRQK; this is encoded by the exons ATGAGCGGCGACGGCGGGGCGCGGGCAGCGGCCGAGCGCGAGGAGTTCGCCGCCTTTTTCCCGCAGATCGTCCGCGACCTGACGGAGGACATGCTGGGACACCCGGAGGTGGGAGACGCCGTGGCGCGGCTGAAGCAG GTGCTCGAGTACAACGCGCCGGGCGGGAAGTGCAACCGGGGGCTGACGGTGGTGGCCGCGTTCCGGCGGCTGGCGGGCCCCGAGCGGCAGGACCCGGAGAGCCTCCGCTGCGCCCTGGCCGTGGGCTGGTGCATCGAGCTG TTCCAAGCCTTTTTCCTGGTGGCTGATGACATCATGGACGCGTCGCTGACCCGCcgggggcagctctgctggtacAAGAAG gaggggatcGGGCTGGACGCCATCAATGACTCTTTTCTGCTGGAGTCCTCGGTGTACCGGCTGCTGAGGAGGTACTGTGGGCAGCAGCCCTTCTACCTGCACCTGCTGGAGCTCTTCCTGCAG aCAGGCTACCAGACCGAGCTGGGGCAGACTCTGGACCTCATCACTGCTCCAGTTTCCCAGGTGGACCTGAGCAGGTTCAGCGAGCAGAG GTACAAGGCCATTGTGAAGTACAAGACAGCGTTCTACTCCTTCTACCTGCCCGTGGCTGCAGCCATGTACATG GCAGGCATTGATGGTAAGGAGGAGCACGAGGACGCCAAAGCCATCCTGCTGGAGATGGGGGAGTTCTTCCAGATCCAG GACGATTTCCTGGACTGCTACGGGGACCCAGCCCTGACGGGGAAGGTTGGCACCGACATCCAGGACAACAAGTGCAGCTGGCTGGTGGTGCAGTGTCTGCAGAGGGCCACGCCAGAGCAGAGGCACATCCTGGAG GAGAACTACGGCTCTAAGGAGCCCCAGAAGGTGGCCAAGGTGAAGGAGCTCTACGATGCCCTGGGCATGCAGGCGGCGTTCCGGGAGTACGAGGAGAGCAGCTACCGGCGCCTGCAGGAGCTGATCGGGAGGCACGCCCGGCGCCTGCCCAGGGACATCTTCCTGGACCTGGCACAGAAGATCTACAAGCGGCAGAAGTGA
- the RUSC1 gene encoding AP-4 complex accessory subunit RUSC1 produces the protein MLAPKKGLLCNLNHIHLQHISLGLHLSRHPELQDGSTGGGEQTGCTQCPENREPVDANSNNPSVKCRCCESHAPEPETLGLQNPEDFPCLHSGDEEEAASPCDPPCDLASSSSSSSSSSVSSCSDFSLDDSPVSVYCKEFARAGSQSPDKQLNVIPTENAWHGEPLADGEPLADREPLADQHRTCHGRDANHNSPVPLRATKSSVASKSPDSLCSNNSLDSHCDELSPSTAAQETTGTCTDLDPNCNPLPEPDAAPSAPPPVPERRDPGIPSSAPEPRPRPGGLPPPVPPRPRRRLQVLNAQRAERPLGPARPAEPKAGPGELCRDAATKTITSFHELAQRRKRNAAGPTLAQARVDRSDWLIVFSPDTELPPTCELLSGTAGQEPARPQPQPQPQPQPQPQPQQDGPARPPGPRQREVTTFKELRSRSAARQPKGQRAEPAQHPPVPPATAPGWGPPASLGGGQVLAASDGPQPRRRPRPSLQPIAEGQPRDVEKGGLPPGEKGLGTAPLRRLGGPGGDPAVPRAAQRGDETRPGGECASPDGGSDPGPGTARSAGLPAWPGAARDVPGLSRCRSAPRLPARFLRPARPRRPSPRGSMSRSEPGPAAGPAPPPGPGSAPAAGPPDPAAPLSPARPEPLAAGAAAGAAAGAARPGGGRAEGPHGEQTKALLVAVSSAVDKVIAHFSTARNLVQKAQLGDSRLNPDVGYLLLHTLCPALYALVEDGLKPFQKDVITGQRKNSPWSVVEASVKTGPNSRSLHSLCWHVAGLAPLSSSRQKFHAFILGLLNMKQLELWISHLQKSPGVISVLYSPTAFFALSQGPLPHLADELLLLIQPLSVLTFHLDLLFEHHHLSVDVRPLSRRLESPLSPGRGPVPVRGSLGGQSHAAGDSLEDETPPDALGRVGGTGGRSQVTMGGLVPTPPVGAALQQTLRHVLRWGDQLSRTLLGSDTPPESHGPQEGTGGTGAGLSGWWGQLSQSSRIYTAPSKEKSPSVWWTKLRAGEPSPGQAAQSQTSLSEPRGTELQLLQTKAGPERSGPKPSSSTDTSGTCSPEDLFLPTGTGALSKLDDPTAGKNLLAASLEPPANRNQAAPSGPEMGDPPSPDKGSWLGWLFGATNPSSRSFPSSPDTASARSRRPSRWLAPSPRVLAGVVKGLAPNRSRAPEQPGRTAPALPPARRAVRALCDHTGTADGHLSFQKGDILELLSTVDEDWIRCCHGNSTGLVPVGYTSLIL, from the exons ATGCTGGCTCCAAAGAAAGGCCTCCTGTGCAACCTCAACCACATCCACCTGCAGCACatctccctggggctgcacctctcCCGGCACCCCGAGCTCCAGGATGGCTCCACGGGCGGGGGAGAGCAGACGGGCTGCACCCAGTGCCCGGAGAACCGGGAGCCAGTGGATGCCAATTCCAACAATCCCTCCGTGAAATGCCGCTGCTGTGAGTCCCACGCTCCAGAGCCGGAGACGCTCGGGCTGCAGAACCCTGAGGAtttcccctgcctgcacagcgGAGACGAGGAGGAGGCGGCTTCCCCTTGTGATCCCCCTTGTGATctggcttcctcctcctcctcctcctcctcctcctctgtcagTAGCTGCTCGGATTTCAGCTTGGATGACTCCCCGGTCTCGGTGTACTGCAAGGAGTTTGCCAGAGCAGGGTCCCAGTCCCCTGACAAGCAGCTGAACGTCATTCCCACAGAAAACGCCTGGCATGGAGAGCCTCTGGCTGATGGAGAGCCTCTGGCTGACCGAGAGCCTCTGGCTGACCAGCACAGGACATGCCATGGGAGAGATGCCAACCACAACTCCCCGGTGCCCCTGAGAGCCACCAAGAGCTCTGTGGCCAGCAAGAGCCCAGACAGCCTCTGCAGCAACAACTCGCTCGACTCCCACTGCGACGAgctctctcccagcacagcagcacaggagaccACCGGCACCTGCACCGACCTAGACCCCAACTGCAACCCCCTCCCCGAGCCCGATGCCGCGCCTTCAGCCCCGCCGCCCGTGCCGGAACGGAGGGATCCCGGTATCCCGAGCAGCGCTCCGGagccgcggccccggcccggcgggctCCCCCCGCCCGTGCCCCCTCGGCCCCGGCGGCGGCTGCAGGTCCTGAACGCGCAAAGAGCGGAGCGGCCGCTCGGGCCAGCGCGGCCGGCAGAGCCCAAGGCCGGTCCGggtgagctctgcagagacGCGGCCACCAAGACCATCACCTCCTTCCACGAGCTGGcccagaggaggaagaggaacgCGGCTGGGCCCACCCTCGCCCAGGCCAGGGTTGACCGCAGTGACTGGCTGATCGTGTTCTCGCCTGACACGGAGCTGCCCCCCACCTGCGAGCTTCTCTCCGGCACCGCgggccaggagccagcccggccccagccccagccccagccccagccccagccccagccccagccccagcaggacgGGCCAGCCAGGCCTCCCGGCCCCAGGCAGAGAGAGGTGACGACGTTCAAGGAGCTGCGGTCCCGCAGCGCCGCCAGGCAGCCCAAGGGGCAGCGGGCAGAGCCGGCCCAGCACCCCCCCGTGCCCCCGGCGAccgccccgggctgggggcccCCCGCGTCCCTGGGGGGCGGAcaggtgctggcagccagcGACGGCCCCCAGCCGAGAAGGAGACCCCGGCCGAGCCTGCAGCCCATCGCGGAGGGGCAGCCGAGGGATGTGGAGAAGGGGGGGCTGCCCCCAGGGGAAAAGGGGCTGGGCACCGCCCCGCTCCGGAGGCTCGGGGGTCCCGGCGGGGACCCCGCGGTGCCACGGGCGGCCCAGAGAGGAGACGAGACCCGCCCGGGGGGTGA GTGCGCGTCTCCGGACGGTGGGAGCGATCCCGGGCCGGGCACGGCGAGGTCCGCGGGTCTCCCCGCATGGCCCGGCGCGGCCCGGGACGTGCCGGGGCTGTCCCGGTGCCGCTCCGCCCCGCGGCTCCCAGCGCGCTTCctccgcccggcccggccccgccgcccttCGCCCCGCGGCTCCATGAGCCGCAGCgagccgggccccgccgccggccccgctcctCCCCCGGGCCCGGGCAGCGCTCCAGCCGCCGGCCCGCCTGACCCCGCTGCCCCGCTCTCTCCAGCCAGGCCCGAGCCGCTCGCCGCTGGAGCCGCCGCTGGAGCCGCCGCTGGagccgcccggcccggcgggggaAGAGCGGAGGGGCCCCATGGCGAGCAAACGAAAG CGCTGCTGGTCGCCGTCAGCTCCGCTGTGGACAAGGTCATCGCCCATTTCAGCACTGCACGGAACCTGGTGCAGAAG GCCCAGCTGGGGGACAGCCGGCTCAACCCCGACGTGGGCTACCTGCTGCTGCACACCCTGTGCCCTGCGCTCTACGCCTTGGTGGAGGACGGGCTGAAGCCGTTCCAGAAGGATGTTATCACAGGCCAGAGGAAAAATTCCCCCTGGAGTGTGGTGGAAGCCTCGGTGAAGACAG GCCCCAACAGCCGCTCCCTGcactccctgtgctggcacGTGGCCGGGCTGGcccccctcagcagcagcaggcagaagtTCCACGCCTTCATCCTCGGCCTTCTGAA CATGAAACAGCTGGAGTTGTGGATATCTCACCTGCAGAAGAGCCCAG gtgtGATCTCCGTGCTTTACTCACCCACGGCCTTCTTTGCCCTGAGCCAAGGGCCTCTTCCCCACCTTGCTGATGAACTTCTGCTGCTCATCCAGCCCCTCTCGGTGCTGACTTTCCACCTGGACTTGCTCTTTGAGCACCACCACCTCTCCGTGGACGTCCGGCCCTTGTCCCGCCGGCTGgagtccccactgtcccccgGCCGTGGCCCCGTCCCGGTgcgggggtctctggggggcCAGAGCcatgctgctggggacagcctggaggATGAGACCCCCCCCGAtgctctgggcagggtggggggcacagggggccgGTCCCAAGTGACCATGGGTGGGTTGGTTCCTACCCCCCCAGtgggggctgccctgcagcaaaCCTTGCGGCACGTGCTGCGCTGGGGCGACCAGCTCAGCCGCACCTTGCTGGGGTCTGACACCCCCCCCGAGAGCCACGGGCCTCaggagggcactgggggcactggggctggccTCAGTGGCTGGTGGGGCCAGCTgagccagagctccaggattTACACTGCTCCCAGCAAGGAAAAGTCCCCCTCGGTCTGGTGGACGAAGCTGCGGGCGggggagcccagcccgggcCAGGCTGCGCAATCCCAAACTTCCCTGAGTGAGCCCAGAGGCAcggagctgcagctccttcagacCAAAGCTGGCCCTGAACGCTCTggcccaaagcccagcagcagcactgacacctCAGGGACCTGTTCCCCTGAAGATCTCTTCTTGCCCACTGGAACCGGGGCGTTGTCCAAGCTGGATGATCCCACTGCTGGAAAGAACCTTCTGGCTGCTTCCCTAGAGCCACCTGCCAACAGGAACCAGGCAGCACCTTCTGGCCCAGAGATGGGTGATCCTCCCAGTCCTGACAAGggcagctggctgggctggctcttTGGAGCCACCAACCCCTCGTCCAGGAGCTTCCCCtccagccctgacacagcctcgGCCAGGTCCAG GAGGCCGTCCCGCTGGCTGGCCCCCAGCCCGCGCGTCCTGGCCGGGGTGGTGAAGGGTCTGGCGCCCAACAGGAGCCGCGCTCCGGAGCAGCCGGGCAGGACCGCACCGGCCCTGCCCCCGGCCCGCag GGCAGTTCGGGCACTGTGTGACCACACGGGCACGGCCGACGGGCACCTGAGCTTCCAAAAAGGGGACATCCTGGAGCTTCTCTCCACCGTGGATGAAGACTGGATCCGCTGCTGCCATGGCAACAGCACCGGCCTCGTTCCTGTTGGTTACACATCCCTGATtttgtga